TTAGAAATAATAAGACTAAAAATGTCCAATTTGTTACATGATAAAGTTTACTTTTATCTTAATTTTTTTTCAAAAAGCCCAATCCTGGACCGCAACTTGAAATTTAACCTCACCTGCCGAATCTTTCCCAATTTCAATAAGTTCCGGGTATGTTTCTTTCCATTTCTTCCAACCACCTTTTATAACCATAACTACAGGATATTCAAGTAATTCTAACGATTTTGCAGCTAAAACAGATTTTTTACAATCATTACAATAAATATA
This genomic stretch from Bacteroidota bacterium harbors:
- a CDS encoding rhodanese-like domain-containing protein; its protein translation is VDCRQPEVYIEGHIPGSVNIPRGILEFSDIISNRRLPVYIYCNDCKKSVLAAKSLELLEYPVVMVIKGGWKKWKETYPELIEIGKDSAGEVKFQVAVQDWAF